Proteins encoded in a region of the Pirellulaceae bacterium genome:
- a CDS encoding PSD1 and planctomycete cytochrome C domain-containing protein: protein MSRHFQRAILVLTLFNGATTSAEQAINFNRDIRPIFAAKCFPCHGPDEETREADLRMDIREAAIDHGAITAGQPDESEFIRRILSDDPEEIMPPPQANDLLSDQQKQLLIAWVEQGAPYLKHWAFVSPTRPTVPQTPNTNWPNNEIDHFVYSRLASEGLAPSPPADKYTLVRRVYLDLIGLPPTPEEADAFVKDQDPSAYGTLVDKLLQSKHYGERWARNWLDLARYADTNGYEKDRERKIWPYRDWVIRALNEDLPFDQFTIAQIAGDMLPNPTQDQLIATGFHRNTMLNEEGGIDPLEYRFYAMVDRVATVGSIWLGLSTGCAQCHTHKYDPITHTDYYRLFALLNNADEPDFVIKSQDILANRHELQERIRQLEVNLPNQFPPIEGNGPAPQRRQQNLANQFSEWLKLSRQKALVWNPLLPNSMKTNLPRLELLDDGSIFSTGDITKRDQFTLRFQRDKSARPITAIRLEVLPDDRLPAGGPGRAYYEGRKGDFFLSEIDARLDGQPIEFKSPSRSYGKIAIGSGNANAENVLDDKGSTGWSTAQREGEPHQLVLNLVTPITSADPLEVDLLFERHFAASLGRFRFSATASSRDAKANSLPVEIEALLTRSDEELNEEEHHILKKYFLSVTPKLTEARKPIEALKKRLPAFPTTMVMRERQPDNPRQTFRHHRGEYLSPKEEVAPDLPTFLSVPSDTEPSNRLEFAQWLVSQNNPLVARVAVNRAWQAMFGTGLQRTSDDFGSQTDLPTHPQLLDWLACQFVEDGWSLKQLHRLIVNSATYRQRSRLTPQLRHQDPANDLLARGPRYRVPAEMVRDMMLHSSGLLSAKMYGPGVKPPQPQSVTAVAYGNPKWDPSPGEDRYRRSLYTFIKRTAPFAAYAVFDAPTGENCVARRDRSNTPLQALTLLNDEMYLEMSRALARTASDRDLSDQETATFIFRHLLTRPPTDKELSAIVKYYQTQLSRLETQPLQVSQITHDNEATQQRAAWTMVARSLMNLDEAITKP from the coding sequence ATGAGCCGACATTTTCAACGAGCGATACTCGTGTTGACTCTGTTTAACGGCGCGACGACCAGCGCTGAACAAGCGATCAACTTCAACCGTGACATTCGGCCGATTTTTGCCGCCAAGTGTTTCCCATGCCACGGCCCGGACGAGGAGACGCGAGAAGCGGATCTTCGCATGGATATCCGGGAAGCAGCAATTGATCATGGTGCGATCACCGCCGGTCAGCCAGACGAGAGTGAGTTCATTCGCCGAATCCTCTCGGATGATCCTGAAGAAATCATGCCGCCGCCTCAAGCGAATGATCTCTTGAGCGACCAACAAAAACAGTTGTTAATCGCTTGGGTCGAGCAAGGTGCTCCCTATCTTAAACATTGGGCCTTTGTTTCGCCCACCCGGCCGACGGTCCCGCAAACACCCAACACGAACTGGCCCAACAACGAAATCGACCACTTTGTCTACTCACGGTTGGCAAGCGAGGGGCTGGCGCCTTCGCCACCGGCCGACAAGTATACTTTGGTACGTCGTGTATATTTGGATTTGATCGGTCTGCCTCCCACGCCTGAGGAAGCTGACGCCTTTGTCAAAGATCAAGATCCAAGCGCCTACGGAACGCTCGTAGACAAGCTACTGCAATCGAAACACTACGGTGAGCGATGGGCACGAAATTGGTTGGACTTGGCTCGCTACGCTGACACGAATGGATACGAAAAAGATCGCGAACGTAAAATCTGGCCGTATCGCGACTGGGTCATTCGTGCACTTAACGAAGATTTACCATTTGACCAATTTACGATCGCGCAAATCGCCGGCGATATGCTTCCCAATCCAACTCAAGATCAGCTGATCGCCACCGGCTTTCATCGAAATACAATGCTCAACGAAGAGGGCGGAATCGACCCTCTCGAATACCGTTTTTATGCCATGGTTGATCGCGTCGCGACCGTGGGGAGCATCTGGCTGGGACTTTCCACAGGCTGTGCACAGTGCCACACCCACAAGTACGATCCAATTACTCATACGGACTACTATCGGCTGTTCGCACTGTTGAACAATGCGGACGAACCTGATTTCGTGATCAAATCGCAAGACATTTTAGCGAATCGACATGAGCTCCAAGAACGGATCCGTCAGCTCGAAGTCAACCTGCCCAATCAGTTTCCTCCGATCGAAGGTAACGGACCAGCGCCGCAACGGCGTCAGCAGAATCTGGCGAACCAATTTTCCGAATGGCTGAAATTGTCACGACAGAAAGCGTTGGTCTGGAATCCACTCTTACCTAATTCGATGAAAACCAACCTGCCTCGTCTGGAACTCTTAGATGATGGTTCCATTTTTTCCACAGGGGATATCACCAAGCGAGACCAGTTCACACTGCGATTTCAGCGAGATAAATCAGCTCGGCCAATTACTGCGATTCGACTCGAAGTCCTTCCTGATGATCGCTTGCCCGCTGGTGGTCCTGGCCGCGCCTATTACGAAGGTCGAAAAGGAGACTTCTTCTTAAGTGAAATCGACGCACGTCTCGATGGCCAACCGATCGAGTTCAAGTCTCCTTCGCGGAGCTATGGAAAGATCGCGATCGGTAGCGGCAATGCCAACGCAGAAAATGTGTTGGACGATAAGGGTTCGACAGGCTGGTCCACCGCACAGCGAGAAGGAGAACCTCATCAACTTGTTCTCAACCTGGTGACGCCAATTACAAGCGCAGATCCATTGGAAGTTGATCTATTGTTCGAGCGACATTTCGCTGCCAGTTTGGGTCGCTTTCGATTTTCTGCGACTGCAAGCAGTCGTGATGCAAAAGCGAATAGTCTACCGGTCGAGATTGAAGCACTCCTAACTCGATCCGACGAAGAATTGAACGAAGAGGAACACCACATTCTGAAAAAGTATTTTCTTTCCGTTACACCCAAGTTAACTGAGGCCCGCAAGCCAATCGAAGCGTTGAAAAAGCGGCTACCGGCTTTTCCAACGACGATGGTTATGCGAGAGCGTCAACCCGACAATCCTCGACAAACATTCCGCCACCACCGCGGAGAATACTTGAGCCCAAAAGAAGAAGTCGCTCCGGACCTACCAACCTTCCTCTCCGTTCCATCCGACACGGAACCATCAAACCGTCTCGAGTTCGCCCAATGGCTCGTCAGTCAGAACAACCCACTGGTGGCTCGCGTGGCGGTCAATCGTGCTTGGCAAGCGATGTTCGGCACTGGCTTACAACGGACAAGCGATGACTTCGGCAGCCAAACGGACTTGCCAACCCATCCTCAACTGTTGGATTGGCTTGCTTGCCAGTTTGTCGAAGATGGCTGGTCACTGAAACAGCTGCATCGATTGATCGTCAACAGCGCAACTTACCGGCAGCGGTCGCGTCTAACGCCCCAATTGCGGCACCAAGATCCTGCAAATGATTTGCTGGCTCGCGGTCCGCGTTATCGGGTTCCTGCCGAAATGGTTCGCGATATGATGCTCCACAGTTCCGGATTACTCTCGGCCAAAATGTACGGTCCGGGTGTAAAGCCGCCCCAACCTCAGAGTGTGACTGCAGTCGCCTATGGGAATCCGAAATGGGATCCGTCACCGGGCGAAGACCGCTATCGCCGCTCACTCTACACGTTCATCAAACGGACCGCTCCATTCGCCGCCTATGCGGTCTTTGACGCGCCAACCGGGGAAAACTGCGTCGCTCGACGAGATCGCAGCAATACTCCACTGCAGGCCCTGACATTGCTCAATGACGAGATGTACCTCGAAATGTCACGTGCTCTGGCGAGGACGGCGAGTGATCGAGACTTAAGCGATCAGGAAACGGCAACATTCATCTTTCGTCATTTGTTGACGCGTCCCCCCACCGACAAAGAATTGTCGGCGATCGTCAAATATTATCAAACACAACTCTCGCGATTAGAAACTCAACCATTACAGGTGAGCCAGATCACCCACGACAACGAAGCTACCCAACAACGAGCTGCCTGGACGATGGTCGCACGTTCCCTGATGAACTTGGACGAAGCGATCACGAAACCTTAG